In one Candidatus Pelagibacter sp. HTCC7211 genomic region, the following are encoded:
- a CDS encoding SIS domain-containing protein yields the protein MKKNYFTNYLNKFSKIHLNYDNKNFLKIVEILKKIKKDKKKVIIVGNGGSAAIASHVTVDLTKMCKIRAINFNEADLLTCFSNDYGYENWVKKALSSYADKGDLLICISSSGESKNIINGANFAKKIGCKVITLTGFDGKNKVRKIGNINLWLNSKNYNIIEMTHHIWLLSIVDFIAKAKF from the coding sequence ATGAAAAAAAATTATTTTACAAATTATCTAAATAAGTTTTCTAAAATTCATTTAAATTATGACAATAAAAATTTTTTAAAGATTGTTGAAATTTTAAAAAAAATTAAAAAAGATAAAAAAAAAGTTATTATAGTGGGAAATGGTGGTAGTGCTGCTATAGCAAGTCATGTCACTGTTGATCTAACAAAGATGTGCAAGATAAGAGCAATTAATTTTAATGAAGCTGATCTTTTAACCTGTTTTTCAAACGATTACGGTTATGAAAATTGGGTTAAAAAAGCTTTATCTTCTTATGCTGATAAAGGTGATTTATTAATTTGCATTAGTAGTAGTGGAGAGTCTAAAAATATTATAAATGGTGCAAATTTTGCAAAAAAAATTGGTTGTAAAGTAATTACACTTACTGGTTTTGATGGAAAAAATAAAGTAAGAAAAATTGGAAATATAAATTTATGGTTAAATAGTAAAAACTATAATATAATAGAAATGACTCATCATATTTGGCTTCTCTCAATTGTAGATTTTATTGCAAAAGCAAAGTTTTAA
- a CDS encoding SDR family oxidoreductase, translating into MKFKIKNKTALIIGASKNIGRSISVALAKEKVALIMVARSRDKLTKLKKEVDKYSKNNSIIKIDLSIKSNINKLINKVNKNHKKIDIIIHNLGGSLSIKDPFASSVKWSKVWNINLGYAIDINNFFIPKMALNKWGRVIHISSAITTSFDGYSPYASAKCALEGYIKSVSKVVSRNNVIISGIAPGLIDKEEGYFNYLKNNNILKLNEYYQNKLPIHRMCTPAEVANTVKFLCSDLSSYLPGVIIKQDGVGN; encoded by the coding sequence ATGAAATTTAAAATTAAAAATAAAACAGCACTTATTATTGGAGCAAGTAAAAATATAGGTAGAAGTATCTCAGTTGCTCTAGCAAAAGAAAAAGTTGCACTGATTATGGTAGCTAGATCAAGAGATAAATTGACTAAATTAAAAAAAGAAGTTGATAAATACTCAAAAAATAACTCTATAATAAAAATAGACCTGAGTATAAAAAGTAACATTAATAAGCTTATTAATAAAGTTAACAAAAATCATAAAAAAATTGATATAATTATTCATAATTTAGGTGGATCACTTAGCATTAAAGATCCATTTGCTTCATCTGTAAAATGGTCAAAAGTTTGGAATATCAATTTGGGTTATGCTATTGATATTAATAATTTTTTTATCCCTAAAATGGCTTTAAATAAATGGGGTCGTGTCATTCATATATCTTCAGCAATAACAACTTCTTTTGATGGATACTCACCATATGCTTCCGCAAAATGTGCCTTAGAGGGATATATTAAATCTGTCAGTAAAGTAGTTTCAAGAAATAATGTTATTATTAGTGGTATAGCACCTGGATTAATTGATAAAGAAGAGGGATATTTTAATTATTTAAAAAATAATAATATTTTAAAATTAAATGAATATTATCAAAATAAATTACCTATTCATAGAATGTGTACGCCAGCTGAAGTAGCAAATACAGTAAAATTTTTATGCTCTGATCTTTCTTCATATCTTCCGGGTGTAATTATTAAACAAGATGGTGTGGGAAATTGA
- a CDS encoding sporadic carbohydrate cluster 2OG-Fe(II) oxygenase codes for MTNKSKLSFHNGFEIYESNNIKLLTKLRTDIYFEMKKIFKLSEKNPEKGLNHFHKAVGNLSSKDLNAKRKKLINTVTKKINFGEIIFKAFEKYLVNNLGPDIIVQKNCNIVIQMPNDPNPSEIHRDAPLNSAYEIVAWIPLVDCYKSKAMYILDYPSTKKALKFLKKNTKDWKKFEIYSKKIKSNPEVKFGQGLFFSSCLIHGSDINVEKETRISLNIRFKSLFSPAGKKNQLQYFKSLKLSNISNIGIDFESGNLFD; via the coding sequence ATGACTAATAAATCAAAACTATCTTTTCATAATGGATTTGAAATCTATGAATCAAATAATATCAAATTATTAACTAAATTAAGAACTGATATTTATTTTGAGATGAAAAAAATCTTTAAGTTAAGTGAAAAAAATCCTGAGAAAGGATTAAATCATTTTCATAAAGCTGTAGGCAACTTATCTAGTAAGGATCTTAATGCAAAAAGAAAAAAATTAATTAATACAGTAACAAAAAAAATTAATTTTGGAGAAATTATTTTTAAAGCATTTGAAAAGTATCTAGTTAATAATTTAGGTCCAGATATAATTGTTCAGAAAAACTGTAATATTGTAATCCAAATGCCAAATGATCCAAATCCATCTGAGATCCATAGAGATGCACCTCTAAACTCGGCATATGAAATTGTAGCATGGATACCTCTTGTAGATTGCTATAAATCTAAAGCAATGTATATTCTGGATTACCCTTCAACCAAAAAAGCATTAAAATTTTTAAAAAAAAATACTAAAGATTGGAAAAAGTTTGAAATTTATAGCAAAAAAATAAAATCAAATCCTGAAGTAAAATTTGGACAGGGACTGTTTTTTTCTTCATGTCTAATTCATGGATCTGACATTAATGTAGAAAAAGAAACAAGAATTAGTTTAAATATAAGATTTAAATCATTATTCTCACCGGCTGGTAAAAAAAATCAGCTTCAATACTTTAAATCTTTAAAACTTAGTAATATTTCAAATATTGGAATAGATTTTGAATCCGGTAACTTATTTGATTAA
- a CDS encoding TIGR04372 family glycosyltransferase, which produces MINKRIIGILKYELDLFLTLPLSLPFLFFLIVIYPFIKIKVGFLRSDRIGHFTLDTELYLLEKKKKKIKSIDLFYLGRKNVCNKTLERLWREELTIFPRFILRPLCLQIRYFKFLKFLRCGNTLCGQRDILNLLDQYPATIKLNNYDLINGEKERARIGLPKKAKFVCLIVRDSSYLEKLYGKKISIHDYRDADINDFVNACEALTKLGYYVIRMGAVVKKPIDTNNKMIIDYAYNNLRTDFMDIYLGSQCEFCLTTGTGFDGITLMFRKPNIYVNIAPLFDLRMECSSLLSIPCHYYSKKLSRRLTISEITNSESAVYLKSKNFKDAGIELMQNSADEIEKLAIEAAKRNIKEWKDKEGDKLNEKFIKIFPSKKIFNSKLYHGEIKGRIGSDFLKKNQWWLN; this is translated from the coding sequence ATGATAAATAAAAGAATTATAGGAATATTAAAATATGAATTAGACCTTTTTTTAACGTTACCTCTTTCATTACCTTTTTTATTTTTTCTTATTGTTATTTATCCATTTATCAAAATAAAAGTTGGCTTTCTAAGGTCTGATAGAATTGGGCATTTTACATTAGATACAGAGTTATATCTTTTAGAAAAAAAAAAAAAGAAAATTAAATCAATAGATCTATTTTATTTAGGACGTAAAAATGTATGTAATAAAACGCTTGAAAGACTTTGGAGAGAGGAATTGACAATATTTCCAAGATTTATTTTAAGGCCATTATGTCTTCAAATTCGTTATTTCAAATTTTTAAAGTTTTTAAGATGTGGAAATACATTATGTGGTCAACGAGATATATTAAATTTATTAGATCAATATCCAGCTACCATAAAATTAAATAATTATGATTTAATTAATGGAGAAAAAGAAAGAGCAAGAATCGGATTACCAAAAAAAGCAAAATTTGTTTGTCTTATCGTAAGGGATTCATCTTATCTAGAAAAATTATACGGTAAAAAAATAAGCATTCATGATTATCGTGATGCAGATATAAATGATTTTGTAAATGCTTGTGAGGCATTAACTAAACTAGGATATTACGTGATAAGGATGGGTGCTGTTGTAAAAAAACCAATTGATACAAATAATAAAATGATAATTGACTACGCGTATAATAATTTAAGAACTGACTTTATGGATATTTATTTAGGCTCACAATGTGAATTCTGTTTAACAACAGGAACAGGATTTGATGGCATTACCCTCATGTTTCGAAAACCAAACATTTATGTTAATATAGCGCCATTATTTGATTTAAGAATGGAATGTTCAAGTTTGTTATCAATACCCTGTCACTACTATAGTAAAAAATTATCAAGAAGACTAACTATTTCAGAAATAACAAATAGTGAGTCGGCAGTATATCTTAAATCAAAAAACTTTAAGGATGCAGGTATTGAATTAATGCAAAATTCAGCTGACGAGATAGAAAAATTGGCTATTGAAGCTGCAAAAAGAAATATAAAAGAATGGAAAGACAAAGAAGGTGATAAATTGAATGAAAAATTTATCAAAATTTTTCCAAGTAAAAAAATATTTAATTCAAAATTATATCATGGGGAAATTAAAGGAAGAATTGGTAGTGATTTTTTGAAAAAAAATCAATGGTGGTTAAACTAA
- a CDS encoding nucleotidyltransferase family protein, with translation MKAILLCAGKGMRLRPYTNNTPKCLMPIKGIPLLEIWLDKLSNAGISDFLINTHYLSEKVNDYINTSKYKKSIKVVYEKELLGTAGTLLNNISFFDEQDGFFIHADNYTLDDLKDFINFHINRPKSCQLSMMTFETDTPSTCGIIKKNNKNIVTKFYEKMNKNYGNEANSAVYILSKEFLKIFFEKFPESYDFSKEVLGSMENKIAAYKTDKLFIDIGTVKNYNLVK, from the coding sequence ATGAAGGCAATATTATTGTGTGCTGGCAAAGGTATGCGATTAAGGCCATATACTAATAATACTCCAAAGTGTCTTATGCCAATTAAAGGAATACCATTACTTGAAATATGGCTAGATAAATTATCAAATGCTGGCATAAGTGATTTTCTAATTAATACTCATTATCTTAGTGAAAAAGTTAATGATTATATAAATACTTCAAAATATAAAAAATCAATAAAAGTTGTTTATGAAAAAGAATTATTAGGAACAGCTGGAACTTTATTAAACAATATTTCTTTTTTTGATGAACAAGATGGTTTTTTTATACATGCAGATAACTATACTTTAGATGATCTAAAAGATTTTATAAATTTTCATATAAATAGACCTAAGAGCTGTCAATTAAGTATGATGACGTTTGAAACAGATACTCCATCAACCTGTGGAATAATCAAAAAAAATAATAAAAACATAGTCACAAAATTTTATGAAAAGATGAATAAAAATTATGGAAATGAAGCTAATAGTGCTGTTTACATATTATCTAAAGAATTTCTAAAAATTTTTTTTGAAAAATTTCCTGAGTCATATGATTTTAGTAAAGAAGTTCTTGGTTCAATGGAAAATAAAATTGCAGCATACAAAACTGATAAACTATTCATAGATATAGGCACAGTTAAAAATTATAATTTAGTAAAGTAA
- a CDS encoding PfkB family carbohydrate kinase, translating into MVNKTIFISGAFNVLHPGHIRLLRFAKDMNGKLIVGVLSDRNAGKAAYINENLRLEGISSNNLVDKAVIIDEPIEDFIKKLKPDIIVKGKEHEQKFNVEKEILEEFNGQLLFGSGENLLSSMDLIRKEIKNDSNEDFLMHHDYLKRHNIKVERLTNLLNTFSSVKVSVIGDLIIDEYINCETLGMSQEDPSLVVTPVDSSKYIGGAGIVAAHAAGLGASSSIFTVSGDDENKNFAEKTLSRQGVHSNIIVDYNRITTLKKRFRNKNKTLLKVSHLKQNSISDKFINILISKIEKQLESSNLLIFSDFNYGVLPQKVVDHITKLAISKKIKIVADSQSSSQFGDISRFRNMDLITPTENEARITLRNREDGLVVLADKIKEISKANNVLLKLGEEGLLIHSKNKVQDKLFTDQLNTFNTNAVDPAGAGDSLLVCSALALSCGANIFEAAYLGSVGAGIQVSRVGNIPLKTKEIQNKINNI; encoded by the coding sequence GTGGTGAATAAAACAATTTTTATTTCAGGTGCTTTTAATGTCTTACACCCCGGCCACATAAGACTTCTTAGATTTGCCAAGGATATGAACGGAAAACTTATTGTTGGAGTTTTATCTGATAGAAATGCTGGGAAGGCTGCTTATATAAATGAAAATTTAAGACTAGAGGGGATTTCTTCAAATAACTTAGTTGATAAAGCAGTGATTATTGATGAGCCAATTGAAGATTTCATCAAAAAATTAAAGCCAGATATTATTGTAAAAGGAAAAGAACACGAACAAAAATTTAATGTTGAGAAAGAAATTTTAGAAGAGTTTAACGGTCAACTACTATTTGGCTCAGGTGAAAATTTATTATCTTCTATGGATTTGATTAGAAAAGAAATTAAAAATGACTCAAACGAGGACTTTTTAATGCATCATGATTACCTCAAAAGACACAATATTAAGGTTGAAAGATTAACAAATTTACTGAATACTTTTTCAAGTGTTAAAGTAAGTGTGATAGGAGATCTTATAATAGATGAATATATTAACTGTGAAACACTTGGTATGTCTCAAGAAGACCCTTCTCTTGTTGTTACTCCAGTAGATAGCTCAAAATATATAGGTGGAGCAGGTATAGTTGCTGCTCATGCAGCTGGTCTAGGTGCTTCATCCAGTATTTTTACTGTGTCAGGTGATGATGAAAATAAAAATTTTGCTGAAAAAACTTTATCTAGACAAGGCGTACATAGCAATATTATTGTCGATTATAATCGTATAACAACATTAAAAAAGAGATTTCGAAACAAAAATAAGACCTTACTTAAAGTAAGCCATCTTAAACAAAACTCAATAAGTGATAAATTTATAAATATTCTTATTAGTAAAATTGAAAAACAATTAGAAAGTTCAAATTTATTAATTTTTTCAGATTTTAATTATGGGGTGTTACCACAAAAAGTTGTTGATCATATAACTAAATTAGCAATATCTAAAAAAATAAAAATTGTTGCAGATAGTCAGTCGTCATCACAATTTGGTGATATTAGTAGATTTAGAAATATGGACTTGATTACACCCACAGAAAATGAGGCCCGTATAACATTGAGAAATCGAGAAGATGGATTAGTAGTACTTGCAGATAAGATTAAAGAAATTTCAAAAGCTAACAATGTACTTCTGAAATTAGGAGAAGAAGGTCTTTTAATTCACTCTAAAAACAAAGTACAAGATAAACTATTTACAGATCAGCTCAATACATTCAATACAAATGCAGTTGACCCTGCTGGAGCTGGAGATTCTCTTCTGGTATGCAGCGCTCTTGCACTTTCTTGTGGAGCTAATATTTTTGAAGCAGCATACTTAGGTTCTGTTGGTGCTGGAATTCAAGTAAGTAGAGTGGGTAATATACCTTTAAAAACAAAAGAAATTCAAAATAAAATCAATAACATATGA
- a CDS encoding SDR family NAD(P)-dependent oxidoreductase yields MKKNILIIGGGSGIGKKLLNIYKKTHNVIATYRYSKPKLNNKNVYKLDMSRLKEVKKFVKWLALKEIKIDYILLIAAQTGSNNRSSNIQDKTVFLKGLSSKQFESYLKINCINPVILFELLLQKKILKKECRAIFFSSLAGSISLRGQMAHNKVGGNMIYRISKSALNSAIKSISYDLSKTNMIIVALHPGWVRTKSGGFAADLSVAYSTKKIYELIFKLDRKHNGKFLNYDGKELKW; encoded by the coding sequence ATGAAAAAAAATATATTAATTATTGGAGGTGGATCGGGTATCGGTAAAAAACTTCTTAATATATATAAAAAAACACATAACGTAATAGCAACTTATAGATACTCTAAACCAAAATTAAATAATAAAAACGTCTACAAATTAGATATGAGTCGATTAAAAGAAGTTAAAAAATTTGTGAAATGGTTAGCATTAAAAGAAATAAAAATTGATTATATTTTATTAATTGCTGCACAAACTGGTTCAAACAATAGATCATCTAACATACAAGATAAAACAGTTTTTTTAAAAGGTTTGTCCTCAAAACAATTTGAATCTTATTTGAAAATAAATTGTATAAACCCAGTTATACTTTTTGAACTTTTATTACAAAAAAAAATTTTAAAAAAAGAATGTAGAGCAATTTTTTTTTCGAGTTTAGCTGGAAGTATAAGTTTGAGAGGACAAATGGCACATAATAAAGTTGGTGGGAATATGATTTATAGAATATCAAAAAGTGCTTTGAATTCAGCCATAAAAAGTATTTCTTATGACTTATCTAAAACAAATATGATAATTGTTGCTCTACACCCAGGATGGGTTAGAACTAAATCAGGAGGATTTGCAGCTGATTTATCCGTTGCATATTCAACAAAAAAAATTTATGAACTTATTTTTAAACTCGATCGCAAACATAATGGTAAGTTTCTTAACTATGATGGAAAAGAGTTAAAGTGGTGA
- a CDS encoding NAD-dependent epimerase/dehydratase family protein, whose translation MHISLFGHTGFFGSEIYKYLKTKKKISSLSTFSSQEFDLSKKKAVRSLSKRYQKDCTIIFCSGIKKQYGDNLNIFDLNIKIITNFAKSLNTNVKKIIYFSSASVYGEDKLHKKRINENTELNLKSYYGLSKFISERILEKTAKELGIKLIIFRIPLVYGVGDSTKGYGPSDFINSFIDSRPITLWGKGDEYREFIYISDIVELTYKFLNNKSEGIFNIVSGKSYTFFTIIKILNKIFSKKYKINYKRRSKKKVDHKFDNKKILKFSHGYKFHTLEEGIVKFLKSYEKKNK comes from the coding sequence ATGCATATATCTTTATTTGGCCACACGGGTTTTTTTGGTAGCGAAATATATAAATATCTTAAAACAAAAAAAAAAATTAGTAGTTTGTCTACTTTTTCCTCTCAAGAATTTGATTTATCAAAAAAAAAAGCTGTTAGGAGTCTCTCAAAAAGATACCAAAAAGATTGTACTATTATTTTTTGTTCTGGAATAAAAAAACAATACGGTGATAATTTAAACATTTTTGATTTAAATATAAAAATAATCACTAACTTTGCAAAATCTCTAAATACAAATGTTAAGAAAATAATTTACTTTAGCTCAGCCTCCGTTTACGGAGAAGATAAATTACATAAAAAAAGAATAAATGAAAATACTGAACTAAACCTCAAAAGTTATTATGGTTTGAGTAAATTTATTTCTGAAAGAATTTTAGAAAAAACTGCAAAAGAACTTGGTATTAAATTAATAATTTTTAGAATACCGCTTGTATATGGTGTTGGAGATAGTACAAAAGGATACGGGCCCTCAGATTTTATAAATAGTTTTATTGACAGTAGACCAATCACTCTCTGGGGAAAAGGAGATGAATACAGAGAATTTATATATATTTCAGATATCGTAGAATTAACTTATAAATTTTTAAATAATAAGTCCGAAGGAATATTTAATATAGTCTCTGGCAAAAGTTATACATTTTTTACAATTATTAAAATTTTAAATAAAATATTTTCAAAAAAATATAAGATTAACTATAAAAGAAGATCAAAAAAGAAAGTAGATCATAAATTTGATAATAAAAAAATATTAAAGTTCTCACATGGATACAAATTTCATACATTGGAAGAAGGTATTGTTAAATTTTTAAAATCTTATGAAAAAAAAAATAAATAG
- a CDS encoding methyltransferase domain-containing protein, which translates to MKKKINRYNEIINLGLQPVSNRYNKSPNKECLKTDLILEQSSETGIIKLKNSRNPIIYKPLVKWIKYNEPEPHLDQFVNTILKKYFNNKKIIVGGISSKDDSTLNRFLKLGHKIWRIDEKKDLKISYGSGIETIQHYLAKNRLIHLNKKYDKVDFLVVRHIWEHVYNQKEFSDVLKGLIKKDGIIFIEIPDCRKLLKSKDITMIWEEHLFYYTSQTIITSLRQNGLRVISKKIISYPTENSILLCVKPYKKKRSLISNLHNLKKEISLGVNYGKQYQKNKKYLNKLFSVITKKKKEIVLFGGGHLSLAFIAFYDIYKYISFIVDDDVNKKGMFMPGSSIQIKSSNELTNKQNILLLLTVNLTSEKKLIKLIKKKYGNIKIKSIFPLSTYSIFKK; encoded by the coding sequence ATGAAAAAAAAAATAAATAGATATAACGAAATTATAAATCTTGGATTACAACCTGTTTCTAATAGATATAATAAATCTCCAAATAAAGAATGCTTAAAAACAGATTTGATTTTAGAACAATCAAGTGAAACTGGAATTATTAAACTAAAAAATAGTAGAAATCCTATTATCTACAAACCATTAGTTAAATGGATTAAATATAATGAGCCAGAACCTCATCTTGATCAATTTGTTAACACTATATTAAAGAAATATTTTAATAATAAAAAAATAATTGTAGGTGGCATATCCTCAAAAGATGATTCTACGCTTAATCGATTTTTGAAGCTTGGTCATAAAATTTGGAGAATAGATGAAAAAAAAGATCTTAAAATAAGTTATGGATCTGGGATTGAAACTATTCAGCACTATTTGGCAAAGAATAGACTTATTCATCTCAATAAAAAGTATGACAAGGTAGATTTTTTAGTCGTAAGACATATTTGGGAACATGTTTATAATCAAAAAGAATTCAGCGACGTATTAAAAGGTTTGATCAAAAAAGATGGTATAATATTTATTGAAATTCCTGATTGCCGTAAATTACTAAAAAGTAAAGATATAACAATGATTTGGGAAGAGCATCTCTTTTATTATACTTCACAAACTATCATAACTTCTTTGAGACAAAATGGTTTAAGAGTAATAAGTAAAAAAATAATAAGCTATCCTACTGAAAACAGTATTTTATTATGTGTTAAACCGTATAAAAAAAAGAGAAGCTTAATTTCAAATCTTCATAATTTAAAAAAAGAGATAAGTCTTGGTGTCAATTATGGAAAACAATATCAAAAAAATAAAAAATATTTAAATAAACTCTTTTCAGTAATAACTAAAAAGAAAAAAGAGATTGTGTTATTTGGTGGTGGACATCTTTCATTAGCATTCATCGCATTTTATGATATTTATAAGTATATAAGTTTTATTGTTGATGATGATGTAAACAAGAAAGGAATGTTTATGCCAGGTAGCTCGATTCAAATAAAATCATCGAATGAACTTACCAATAAACAAAATATACTTTTACTACTTACAGTTAACTTAACCAGTGAAAAAAAATTAATAAAATTAATTAAAAAAAAATATGGTAACATTAAAATTAAATCAATATTTCCTCTCAGTACATATTCAATTTTTAAGAAATAA
- a CDS encoding class I SAM-dependent methyltransferase, translated as MINFKEILKDNKCDICGSKSIKPALSFSPSPLGDIYLPSDKKHLSNKLYPLDLYNCAKCGYLSLIDKVNPKLSYTNYIYESKTTVGLLTHYDKYAKEICKKLSLSEKDKILDVGSNDGSMLSSFKKEGLFTLGVEPASEIAKIANNSGFKTINGYLNSNTSSYILKKYGTFNVITANYVFANILDVNSFVKNIYKLLSKNGSFVIQTGYHPKQFKKNMFDYVYHEHFSYFSLNTLIFLMSKYKLKLVDVETNTKKGGSIRVIFSKDQKAKKNKKKIDKVINYEKKLNINSDKYFMNFEKRLVKLKTKSQNELEKIKFKKKTIVGLGASHSVSTLTHHFKLNRFFDYLVDDNKKKHGLYSPGSNLIVRPVKFGKKIPNYIYVLAWQHQKTILKKYQYLKKRGIKFIIPLPKFKII; from the coding sequence ATGATAAATTTTAAAGAGATCTTGAAAGATAATAAATGTGATATATGTGGTTCAAAATCTATCAAACCGGCATTAAGCTTTAGCCCTTCTCCCTTAGGTGACATTTATCTACCATCAGATAAAAAACACTTATCTAACAAGTTGTATCCATTAGACTTATATAATTGTGCTAAGTGTGGTTATTTATCTTTAATAGATAAAGTAAATCCAAAATTGAGTTACACAAATTATATTTATGAGAGCAAAACAACCGTAGGTCTTTTGACTCACTATGATAAATATGCAAAAGAAATATGTAAAAAATTAAGTCTATCAGAAAAAGACAAAATACTTGATGTTGGAAGTAATGACGGGTCAATGTTAAGTTCATTTAAAAAAGAAGGACTATTTACTTTAGGTGTAGAGCCTGCTTCGGAAATAGCTAAAATTGCAAATAATAGTGGATTTAAAACTATTAATGGATATTTGAACAGTAATACAAGTTCTTATATTTTAAAAAAATATGGGACATTTAATGTAATAACTGCAAATTATGTTTTTGCTAATATACTAGATGTAAATTCTTTTGTAAAAAATATATATAAATTACTCTCAAAAAATGGGAGCTTTGTAATACAGACTGGGTACCATCCAAAACAATTTAAAAAAAATATGTTTGATTACGTGTATCATGAACATTTTTCTTATTTTTCGTTAAATACATTAATATTCTTAATGTCTAAATATAAATTAAAGCTTGTTGATGTTGAAACCAATACTAAAAAAGGTGGTTCAATTAGGGTCATTTTTTCTAAAGATCAAAAAGCAAAAAAAAATAAGAAAAAAATTGATAAAGTCATAAATTATGAAAAAAAATTAAATATAAATAGTGATAAGTATTTTATGAACTTTGAAAAAAGATTGGTTAAACTTAAAACTAAATCACAAAATGAACTTGAAAAAATAAAATTTAAAAAAAAAACAATAGTAGGTTTAGGTGCATCTCATAGTGTTTCTACTCTAACACATCATTTTAAATTAAATAGATTTTTCGATTACTTAGTAGATGATAACAAAAAGAAACATGGGCTTTATTCACCAGGTTCAAATTTAATTGTTCGTCCAGTAAAATTTGGAAAAAAAATACCTAATTACATTTATGTTCTGGCATGGCAACATCAAAAAACAATATTAAAAAAATATCAATATTTAAAAAAAAGAGGGATTAAGTTTATTATTCCATTGCCAAAGTTTAAAATTATATAA
- a CDS encoding NUDIX domain-containing protein, with product MNLSTLNNTSKKSFHAVKAIIYRSDKKLLLQKRDNNPEIPYPLHWNFFGGEVEVGENFHEALRRELIEEIEYSPKLIESEIFQSKWKSIDLHYFPIFISKEDENNKFKLNEGIEYNWFSIDELVHLDIVPAIYENLFKISNYLSKKFRDFNKKYENLIEKNIINQLNIVKKNERVYYSKNNIFNVSKKHLYFFLFLSQIRNIKVSRICLHKDDDSNLHEMYMFHSCPSSVGPLKQNKESISYHIIDGLLEISNKDKNKKVILGSETFENETLSKSYRLKPNEFRIVESKSDYCIFLEVNNGPFKDNDTIWE from the coding sequence ATGAATTTATCTACTTTGAATAATACCAGTAAAAAATCTTTCCATGCAGTTAAAGCCATAATATATAGATCAGACAAAAAATTGCTGCTTCAAAAAAGAGATAATAACCCTGAAATTCCATACCCTCTTCATTGGAATTTTTTTGGGGGAGAGGTTGAAGTTGGAGAAAATTTTCATGAAGCTCTCAGACGAGAATTGATTGAAGAAATTGAATACTCTCCAAAATTAATTGAAAGCGAAATTTTTCAGAGTAAGTGGAAATCAATTGATCTTCATTATTTTCCAATTTTTATAAGTAAAGAAGACGAAAATAATAAATTTAAACTTAATGAAGGTATAGAATATAACTGGTTTAGTATAGATGAATTAGTGCATCTCGATATTGTTCCAGCTATTTATGAAAATTTATTCAAAATTAGCAATTATCTTTCAAAAAAATTTAGAGATTTTAATAAAAAATATGAAAATTTAATTGAAAAAAATATAATAAATCAACTTAATATAGTTAAAAAAAACGAGAGAGTATACTATTCTAAAAATAATATTTTTAATGTTTCTAAAAAGCATCTTTATTTTTTTCTTTTTCTATCACAAATAAGAAATATTAAAGTAAGCAGAATATGTCTTCACAAAGATGATGATTCAAATTTGCATGAAATGTACATGTTTCATTCCTGTCCATCCTCTGTTGGTCCACTAAAACAAAATAAAGAATCAATCAGTTATCATATTATTGATGGTTTGCTTGAGATTTCAAATAAAGATAAAAACAAAAAAGTTATTCTAGGATCAGAAACATTTGAAAATGAAACATTATCAAAATCATATAGATTGAAACCTAATGAATTTAGAATTGTCGAGAGTAAATCTGATTATTGCATTTTTCTAGAGGTAAATAATGGACCTTTCAAAGACAATGATACAATTTGGGAATAA